A single window of Malus sylvestris chromosome 5, drMalSylv7.2, whole genome shotgun sequence DNA harbors:
- the LOC126621262 gene encoding uncharacterized protein LOC126621262, which produces MVDFGEGFGKEKLVVQIKRYRRKQVPYFEGKNLDEAYAEFKYDIGNLVRRDCSAKFESWKKVHEEVKKSMLGELSVHWDVDETDEKQRIYVDGLFKQSFWQWKFDVLRAED; this is translated from the exons atggtCGATTTTGGAGAAGGTTTTGGCAAAGAAAAACTTGTAGTGCAAATAAAGAGGTATCGACGGAAGCAAGTGCCGTACTTTGAAGGCAAAAATTTGGATGAGGCTTACGCCGAATTTAAGTATGACATTGGGAATTTGGTGCGGAGGGATTGTTCTGCCAAGTTTGAATCTTGGAAAAAAGTCCATGAGGAGGTGAAGAAGTCCATGTTGGGAGAGTTATCG GTTCATTGGGATGTTGATGAAACCGATGAGaagcaacggatttatgtggATGGGCTTTTCAAGCAGAGTTTTTGGCAATGGAAGTTTGATGTGTTGCGGGCGGAGGATTAA